In one Sphingomonas sanguinis genomic region, the following are encoded:
- a CDS encoding ETC complex I subunit — MATARIFQRPKNAMQSGKYRTDRWQLEFEPTEAKKPDPLTGWAGSGDTQEQVRLTFATLEEAIAYCQREGLDHHVVPTPQKTLKLQSYADNFR; from the coding sequence ATGGCCACTGCTCGCATCTTCCAGCGCCCCAAGAACGCGATGCAATCCGGCAAGTACCGGACCGATCGCTGGCAACTCGAATTCGAACCGACCGAGGCGAAAAAGCCCGATCCCCTGACCGGCTGGGCCGGCAGCGGCGACACGCAGGAGCAGGTCCGCCTGACCTTCGCGACGCTGGAAGAGGCGATCGCCTATTGCCAGCGCGAAGGGCTCGACCACCATGTCGTGCCGACACCGCAAAAGACGCTGAAGCTGCAGAGCTACGCCGACAATTTCCGCTGA
- a CDS encoding chorismate mutase, whose protein sequence is MSDTVLTGYRQSIDNIDAALVFMLAERFKITQAVGRYKAENELPPADPGREESQIARLRQLASDAQLDPEFSEKFLRFIIDEVIRHHERLRG, encoded by the coding sequence ATGTCCGACACCGTGCTGACCGGCTATCGCCAGTCGATCGACAATATCGACGCCGCGCTGGTCTTCATGCTGGCCGAGCGGTTCAAGATCACCCAGGCGGTCGGACGCTACAAGGCGGAGAACGAACTGCCCCCGGCCGATCCCGGCCGCGAGGAATCGCAGATCGCCCGGCTGCGCCAGCTGGCGAGCGATGCGCAGCTGGACCCCGAATTTTCCGAGAAATTCCTGCGCTTCATCATCGACGAGGTGATCCGCCACCATGAGCGACTGCGCGGCTGA
- a CDS encoding NUDIX hydrolase: MTDPRMDAPLETLAEGRFLALRKRGTWEYADRPRDIRAAVILAIEDDHILLVEQFRIPLGAPCLEMPAGLIGDETEGEAVLDGAARELEEETGYRPARIEPLGEFCSSPGMTSERFTLVRASGLVKVGDGGGDSDEQITVYRVKLSEVPTFIAERRMAGVVMDAKLLLLLGGGILGL, from the coding sequence ATGACCGATCCCCGTATGGACGCCCCCCTCGAAACCCTGGCCGAGGGGCGTTTCCTCGCGCTGCGCAAGCGCGGCACCTGGGAATATGCCGACCGACCCCGCGACATCCGCGCTGCGGTGATCCTGGCGATCGAAGACGACCATATCCTGCTGGTCGAGCAATTTCGTATTCCGCTGGGCGCGCCCTGTCTGGAAATGCCCGCCGGATTGATCGGTGACGAGACCGAGGGCGAAGCGGTGCTCGACGGCGCCGCACGCGAGCTGGAAGAGGAAACCGGCTATCGCCCCGCCCGGATCGAGCCCCTGGGGGAGTTCTGCTCCTCACCGGGCATGACGTCGGAGCGTTTCACTTTGGTCCGTGCGAGCGGCTTGGTGAAGGTCGGAGACGGCGGGGGCGATTCGGATGAGCAGATTACCGTCTACCGGGTAAAGTTGTCGGAGGTTCCTACCTTCATCGCCGAACGACGTATGGCGGGCGTGGTGATGGACGCCAAGCTGCTGCTGTTGCTGGGGGGCGGCATACTGGGCCTTTGA
- a CDS encoding TPM domain-containing protein, producing the protein MLSEADSDLVTAAVARAEATTDAEIVTIVAPRSDQYRDIALWYAAAAMLLVPLLAALFPDLGLKLLALVHDAWSAPGEDLILGAVMIAQILVFGLVFALLAPVSRRIALVPKSIRHARVRARAVLLFRVSAERRTDSRYGVLLYLSEDEHMAEIVADSGLTGKVGPETWGKVMAVMLPHVAKGHVGEGLSAAVERIGLVLATHFPKTAADTNELPDRPISL; encoded by the coding sequence GATAGCGACTTGGTCACCGCCGCCGTCGCGCGCGCGGAGGCGACGACCGACGCGGAGATCGTCACCATCGTCGCGCCCCGGTCGGACCAATATCGCGATATCGCCTTGTGGTATGCGGCCGCCGCCATGCTGCTGGTGCCGCTGCTCGCCGCACTATTTCCCGATCTGGGGTTGAAGCTGCTCGCACTGGTCCATGACGCATGGAGCGCGCCGGGCGAGGACCTGATCCTGGGCGCCGTGATGATCGCGCAAATTCTGGTCTTCGGTCTAGTCTTCGCGCTGCTCGCCCCCGTGTCGCGCCGGATCGCGCTGGTGCCCAAGAGCATCCGCCATGCCCGCGTCCGCGCCCGCGCCGTCCTGCTGTTCCGCGTCTCGGCCGAGCGACGGACCGACAGTCGCTACGGCGTTCTGCTCTACCTCTCGGAGGACGAGCATATGGCCGAGATCGTCGCCGACTCCGGGCTGACCGGCAAGGTCGGGCCAGAAACCTGGGGCAAGGTGATGGCGGTGATGCTGCCGCATGTCGCCAAGGGCCATGTCGGCGAGGGGCTGAGCGCGGCGGTCGAGCGCATCGGGCTTGTGCTGGCGACACATTTCCCCAAGACGGCGGCCGACACCAACGAACTGCCGGACAGACCGATCTCGCTATGA
- a CDS encoding polyprenyl synthetase family protein, translating into MTVTATRLAKPAPSLDPMIRLVADDMNAVNQVIIDRMRSEIPLIPQLAGHLISGGGKRMRPMLTLASAQLLGYQGTSHHVLAAAVEFIHTATLLHDDVVDGSDLRRGRRTANIIWGNPASVLVGDFLFSRSFQLMVDAGSLKVLNILSGASAVIAEGEVNQLTAVRQVGLAEERYLSIIDAKTAALFAAACRISAVIAERPEAEELALEAYGRNLGIAFQLIDDAIDYVSDAGTMGKDAGDDFREGKMTLPVILAYARANDEERTFWKDAVEGRRTSDEDFAHAIALVRKSRAVDDTMARARHYGGLAIEAIRGFADGPAKAAMIEAVEFAVARAY; encoded by the coding sequence ATGACCGTAACCGCCACCCGCCTCGCCAAGCCCGCGCCCTCGCTGGACCCGATGATCCGGCTGGTGGCCGACGACATGAACGCCGTGAACCAGGTCATCATCGACCGGATGCGGTCGGAGATCCCGCTGATCCCGCAACTGGCCGGGCACCTGATCTCGGGCGGCGGCAAGCGGATGCGCCCGATGCTGACGCTGGCAAGCGCGCAGCTGCTGGGTTATCAGGGCACCAGCCACCATGTCCTGGCGGCGGCGGTCGAGTTCATTCACACCGCCACGCTGCTGCACGACGATGTCGTCGACGGATCGGACCTGCGGCGCGGACGGCGTACCGCCAACATCATCTGGGGCAATCCCGCCAGCGTGCTGGTCGGCGACTTCCTGTTCAGCCGGTCGTTCCAGCTGATGGTCGATGCGGGCAGCCTGAAGGTGCTGAACATCCTGTCGGGTGCCTCGGCGGTGATCGCCGAGGGCGAGGTGAACCAGCTGACCGCCGTGCGGCAGGTGGGTCTGGCCGAAGAACGTTATCTGTCGATCATCGACGCCAAGACCGCCGCGCTGTTCGCCGCCGCCTGTCGTATTTCGGCGGTCATCGCCGAGCGGCCCGAGGCGGAGGAACTGGCGCTGGAGGCCTATGGCCGGAACCTGGGCATCGCGTTCCAGCTGATCGACGATGCGATCGACTATGTCTCGGACGCAGGGACCATGGGCAAGGACGCGGGCGACGACTTCCGCGAGGGCAAGATGACCCTGCCGGTGATCTTGGCCTATGCGCGGGCGAACGACGAAGAGCGTACCTTCTGGAAGGACGCGGTCGAGGGGCGGCGGACGTCGGACGAGGACTTCGCCCACGCCATCGCGCTGGTCCGCAAGAGCCGGGCGGTCGACGACACGATGGCGCGTGCGCGGCATTATGGCGGCCTGGCGATCGAGGCGATCCGGGGGTTCGCGGATGGTCCGGCTAAGGCGGCGATGATCGAAGCCGTCGAATTCGCGGTGGCGCGGGCTTACTGA
- the hrpB gene encoding ATP-dependent helicase HrpB, whose protein sequence is MTLPVTAVLPDLLTALADAPNAVLVAPPGAGKTTAVAPALLDQPWCTGEVLLLSPRRLAARAAAERMAALAEEPVGRTFGYATRMDTKVSATTRVTVVTEGIFVARIQADPELAGVSAVLFDEVHERSLDGDFGLALALDAQAGLRPDLRLVAMSATLDGRRFSSLMGDAPVIESEGRSYPLTLRHLGRAAEARIEDSVAAAIRRALQDEAEGDILAFLPGTAEIARTAERLTNLPSAIAIHELHGSLDPAAQRAAIRRDPEGRRRIVLATSIAETSLTLDGVRIVVDSGLARRPRYDRAAGMTRLVTERASQAAVIQRAGRAARQSPGVAYRLWEEAATAGLPRFDPPEILEADLSALLLGTALWGVSDPRSLPWLDPPPEAAVAEARARLTVLEALDDTGRPTAHGKAIAKLPMPPRLAHMLIRSGERGLASTAAEVAVLLGERGIGGQDVDVEQRLRRWRTERGPKAEAARAMAKRWTGLAPKPVEQEVWDHAAGVCLALAYPDRVARRRDATGENWASVGGRGFRLDPASGLASSEWLAVGETQGAASGARILSAAPLDLAIVEALFADLIETRRTVTFNPATGGIEALRERRLGGLRLSSGPDSGASSDTIAEALVEVVRTHGLSLLPWSDGAGAYRARAAYAGVALDDETLLERLDDWLPALVAGKRRLDALAPGALTEAIRNLVDWNDQRRIDSMAPSHFTSPAGSSHAIDYAAEGGPRVELRVQALFGLAEHPVIGTQRVPLVLSLTSPAGRPIQTTRDLPGFWAGSWSAVAKEMRGRYPRHPWPDDPAAASATLRTKKADARAAGSR, encoded by the coding sequence ATGACCCTGCCCGTCACCGCCGTCCTGCCCGATCTGCTGACCGCGCTCGCCGACGCCCCCAACGCCGTCCTCGTCGCGCCCCCCGGTGCGGGCAAGACCACCGCCGTCGCGCCCGCGCTGCTCGACCAGCCCTGGTGTACCGGCGAAGTCCTGCTCCTCTCCCCCCGCCGTCTTGCCGCCCGCGCCGCCGCCGAGCGCATGGCGGCGCTGGCCGAGGAGCCGGTCGGCCGCACCTTCGGCTATGCCACGCGCATGGATACGAAGGTCAGCGCCACGACGCGCGTGACCGTCGTCACCGAAGGCATCTTCGTCGCGCGCATCCAGGCCGATCCCGAACTGGCGGGCGTCTCGGCGGTGCTGTTCGACGAGGTTCATGAACGCAGCCTCGACGGCGATTTCGGTCTGGCTTTGGCACTCGACGCGCAGGCGGGCCTGCGCCCCGACCTGCGGCTGGTCGCGATGTCCGCGACGCTCGACGGTCGCCGCTTCTCCAGCCTGATGGGCGACGCGCCCGTGATCGAGAGCGAGGGGCGCAGCTATCCGCTGACCCTGCGCCATCTCGGCCGGGCGGCGGAGGCGCGAATCGAGGATTCGGTCGCCGCCGCCATCCGCCGCGCGTTGCAGGACGAGGCGGAGGGCGACATCCTCGCCTTCCTGCCCGGCACCGCCGAGATCGCGCGTACCGCCGAGCGACTGACGAACCTGCCCTCCGCCATCGCGATCCACGAGCTCCACGGCTCGCTCGACCCGGCGGCGCAGCGCGCGGCGATCAGGCGTGATCCGGAGGGACGGCGGCGGATCGTGCTGGCCACCTCGATCGCGGAGACCAGCCTGACGCTCGACGGCGTGCGGATCGTCGTCGATTCGGGGCTGGCCCGCCGTCCGCGCTACGACCGTGCGGCGGGCATGACCCGCCTCGTCACCGAGCGCGCCAGCCAGGCCGCCGTCATCCAGCGTGCGGGCCGCGCCGCGCGCCAGTCGCCCGGCGTCGCCTATCGCCTGTGGGAAGAGGCCGCGACGGCGGGCCTGCCGCGCTTCGACCCGCCCGAGATCCTTGAGGCGGACCTGTCGGCGCTGCTGCTCGGCACCGCGCTCTGGGGCGTCAGCGATCCGCGCTCGCTCCCATGGCTCGACCCGCCGCCTGAAGCTGCCGTCGCCGAAGCCCGTGCGCGCCTCACCGTCCTGGAGGCCTTGGACGACACTGGCCGCCCCACCGCGCATGGCAAGGCGATCGCGAAACTGCCGATGCCGCCGCGCCTGGCGCATATGCTGATCCGCAGCGGCGAGCGCGGGCTGGCGTCGACCGCCGCCGAGGTCGCGGTGCTGCTCGGCGAGCGTGGCATCGGCGGGCAGGATGTCGATGTCGAACAGCGCCTGCGTCGCTGGCGGACCGAGCGTGGCCCCAAGGCGGAGGCGGCGCGGGCGATGGCGAAACGCTGGACCGGCCTCGCCCCCAAACCGGTCGAGCAGGAGGTTTGGGACCATGCGGCGGGCGTCTGCCTCGCGCTCGCCTATCCCGATCGGGTGGCGCGGCGGCGTGACGCCACGGGCGAGAATTGGGCGAGTGTGGGGGGCAGGGGCTTCCGGCTCGATCCCGCCTCTGGGCTGGCCAGTTCGGAATGGCTGGCGGTGGGCGAGACGCAAGGCGCGGCCTCGGGCGCACGCATCCTGTCCGCCGCGCCGCTCGACCTCGCCATCGTCGAGGCGCTGTTCGCCGATCTGATCGAGACGCGGCGGACCGTCACCTTCAACCCGGCAACGGGCGGCATCGAGGCGTTGCGCGAACGGCGGCTGGGCGGGCTTCGCCTGTCGAGCGGCCCCGATTCGGGGGCGTCATCCGACACCATCGCTGAGGCGCTGGTCGAGGTAGTGCGGACGCATGGGCTGTCGCTGCTGCCCTGGAGCGACGGGGCGGGGGCTTACCGGGCGCGGGCGGCCTATGCCGGGGTGGCGCTGGACGACGAGACGCTGCTCGAACGGCTGGACGACTGGCTGCCCGCATTGGTCGCGGGCAAGCGACGGCTGGATGCGCTGGCACCGGGCGCGCTGACCGAGGCGATCCGCAATCTGGTGGACTGGAACGACCAAAGGCGGATCGACTCGATGGCGCCGTCGCACTTCACCAGTCCGGCGGGCAGTAGCCATGCGATTGATTATGCAGCCGAAGGTGGGCCGCGCGTCGAACTGCGCGTGCAGGCGCTGTTCGGCCTCGCCGAGCATCCGGTGATCGGGACGCAGCGCGTGCCCTTGGTCCTCAGCCTCACCTCACCCGCCGGGCGGCCGATCCAGACGACGCGCGACCTGCCCGGTTTCTGGGCGGGAAGCTGGAGCGCGGTGGCCAAGGAAATGCGCGGCCGCTATCCCCGCCATCCCTGGCCCGACGACCCCGCAGCGGCCTCCGCGACGCTGCGCACGAAAAAGGCGGATGCAAGAGCCGCCGGTTCGCGATAA